CACTGTGAAAACTTAACGTCTGTATTTCACGTTGACATCAGGCAAAAGCACTCAtagcacaggaaaataaataatcagtTTGCTACGTTTAACACCACCGGATTCCGAGTTTATCCCTTTATTTTCCAAGCAGCTTTTGCAGCCAGGGCCAAACGTCAGGGCTCTGGGCCGGCGGGAGCGCCGGCGAGGGGCTGCGCGCaggcgagcggcgcggcgggcgcggggcaggtTTCGTGGGAGCAGGCGGGGGGATCGCCGGGCACTGGCTCCCGCCTGGATGCGGTGCGTGCGGCAGCACCAGCGAGTGCCAGCTTTGCTCACGATCACCTTCGCTTTCAGACTGCCCCTGGTTTCAGGTTCACGTAAGCTGGTGCTGCAAGATCCTTAGCAGCCTCTAGAAATGAGGATTCCCGTGCTGCGCTGGCAGCGCTCCTGTGCGGCACGGTGCAGCATGACATGGCACGGCGCAGCACGGCACAGGACGGCACGGTGCAGCATGACATGGCACGGCGCAGCACGGCGCAGGACAGCACGGTGCAGCATGAcatggcacggtgcagcacggTGCAGGATGGAACAgtgcagcatggcatggcatggcacggcacagcacggcgcagcatggcatggcatggcgCAGCACGGCACAGGATGGCACGGCGCACCATGGCATGGCACGGCGCAGCGTGGCACGGTGCGGAATGGCACAGTGCAGTgtggcacggcacagcgcagCACGGCACAGGACGGCACGGCGCAGCGTGGCATGGCATGGCGAAGCACGGCACAGGATGGCACGGTGCAGCGTGGcacggcacggtgcagcacggcGCAGGATGGCACAGTGCAGcgtggcacggcacagcacagcGTGGCACAACACGGCGCTGCATGGCACAGGACGGCACAGTGCAGTGCGGCACGGCATGGtgcagcacggcatggcatggcacagtgcagcgtggcacagcacggcacagcacggcacagGACGGCACAGTGCAGTGTGGCACGGCGCCAGCACTGGCTCCGTCGGCGCTGCTGGCTTCGCTCTCCCACGCAGCCTGCTCCGCTGCTGCGCCAGGCTCGGACAAGGAACGCTGCAGatgtgtttttcaaaacaagGCAAGACTTGAGCGTAATTTGTTTTCATGCCCTCACTGCctttctccatttaaaaaacTTCTGTGCAGCTACAGCACTGTTGCTACAGTCTTTTCCCAACTGTTTTACAGAAAGATTTGTCTTGCGGTGGGACTTGGCTTGGCAAACGTCATGGCAGAAAGAACTGGGGAAAGCCGTGAGCAGTGGCCGCGGGCGAGCGGTACGGGCGGCCGCTgcgcccggctccggcggcggcagcggctccggctccggcggcAGCACGCGGGTGCTGCCCGCCGCCCGTCCCCAGCTCTTCCGAGTGTCGCTTCGGCTCCTCTGCTCTGCTAAAGGCCGCGACGTCTTGGCTACGTGGAAATGACGGCGCTGGCGCTGCATCGTCCGAGGAGGACGGGGCCCCTGCCGCGCGGGGCGCGCCGGTCCGTctgctccccgccgcgcggcggtgcggagcggagcggctCCGCGGGAGCGCCGGCGCTCTGCGAGGACGaggccggagccgccgggacGCGCGCCTGGAGCCCGGAGCAGAGCCGCcacgccgggccgggccgggccgggcactGCCGAAGCCTGCCGGGTTTCGACGCTGCGCAGCTCTGTCCGCCGGCAGATCGGAGGGAAGGGGTCAGGAGGAGCGCGGCCGGGCAGGCGCCGTCCGCGCAAGGCTCCCAGGAAGAGGCTCCGCGCAGCGCCGCTCACGCCGCTCCGCTCCTCCCGCTTCCCTCTCCTCCCGGCCGGCGCCGAGCCAGGTCTCCACGCGCCCCGTGGCGCGGGCTGGCCGCCGAGCGCGGCGTGGCACGGGCAGCGAGCGCGGCGTGGCCGCGaagccccctccccgcggcgcggtgcggcaCGCCGGCGGGTCTGCACCCAGCACCGCCGCTCAGCGCCGACGGAGAGCGTGCGGCCGAGCGACAGCGAACGGGGCTCAACGCCCGTCCGACGCCGCCGGCGCGGATCCCCGCGGGCGAGCTGCGGCGTGGCGGGCGAGGGAGGCGAGCGGCGCGTGCCCGCCGGCGCGGGGTGGCCTGCGAGGCGCAGCGCAGCCGACGTCCCCCGCGCAGCAGCGCGGGGAGCAGCGATGCAGCGAGCAGCGATGCGGCAGTGCAGCAGCGCAGCCGCACAGCAGCGCGGTGAGCAGTAACGCAGCGCCGCAGCGAGCAGTGATGCAGTGAGCAGTGCCGGGGCGGCACCGCGGCGAGCGGTGATGCAGCACCGCACCCATGCGGCGATGCAGCAATGCAGCGACCAGCGATGCAGCAACGCAGGTCAGGGCAGTAAGCACTGCTGCCCTGATAGCGACGCCACTGGCAAAGGTGAAGCAGCTCCTCCAAGCAAGCACGCAGCAACTCTGCAATAAGAAAAGCGGAGAAAATCCCTTCTGGATAACATTAACGTTGCACGCCTTGGGTCTCGTCATCTGGTCACAGGTAAGTTTATTCCCCCGTCGGATCTGTCCTTCGCTgggctgccggcggcggtgAGGCTCGAAGGCCTGTgccgcgctggggccgggccccgggcgCCGCTCGCGCTGCCACGGCCAGAGTCAGGGGAGGGCTCGTTGCACGGCGGTCGCCTGGCGCGACGGCCCGCGGGGGACGTGTGCGCACGCACGTACACGCACGTGTCCGCGTGCGCATCGAGGCACGCTCGTACGGTCCGGACTGGGGAGGCGCTCACCGGCCTCCACGGCGTCGCACAGACCCTGAGCGCGCTGGGGAAGGTTCGGGGTAGAAACGGCCCCATCCGTTTCTAAAAAACAGGCTTTTCTGGTAAGCTATGAATTGCTAAGCAAACCCACCATCAGACAGCTCCAGCTGGGTGGGATCCCACAGCCAGGCCCTGCATGGGCACCTGcgatggattttttttaacgGGCCGTCAATAAACTTCCATTTCCTTAGGCTGTGGCAGGATAAATAGCCCAGTTTTGCTGTTTACACTTACAGAGTCctggaaatatttctattagCTTACGCTGTTGTCCAGAGAAAACTACCGAAGGCCTGCATATGGTTGGATGGGGAACTTGAGCAAATAGTTTCatttagtaagaaaaaaattaatttaacttTCACCAAAGTGTCCCACAGCGAGTGAAAAACCTGTTTCAAATGTCATTAAACTGGAAGTGCTGTTGCTTGCTGTTTTGATCTCTCAATACGCGCGTTTAAACTATGGATTTCAATTATCCTTTGGAAATGAAGTTGCAGTTTGGTCATTGCCGTCACGAGTCTCACGATGTCACTGCGGGATTCACAAGATGAAACCACAGGGTTTCTGCTTGATAGTGCTCCCTTCAGTCTGCATAGTAATTTCCAAACCGCCACTTTTGATAAGGACTGGAGGAGTTGCACGCATTTACCCTCAGGGTTTTGTGAGCTGGATCCGCTTCCAAACACGCCGGCTGTGGAAGGTGCTCCACGACGACGTGGTCCATCTGGGGGGAGAAGAGCTGGCTTTAGGCACCCCACCTTCGGCCGGACCCGAGCACGCGCACGCGCGTCGTTCCACGGCCCCGCGGAGAAGGCCTGGTTTTCTGATGTGCCCCTTCCCGCATTTCTCCAGGAGGTAAGAGCTCTTTGCAGACTTAAAGGGAAATTTGGGTGGGATCCAAAGCTTACACCTGTTGCTCAGCTAGGATTGTATTATACTGTCTGTGCTTCACGGctttttatttcactggaaaTTAAAAGATTAGTTCTCTTACTGTCTGAATGGTGATTACCATGCAAAGGAAGTAACTCCAGATGTTATTTGCAATATAGGAATATAGGGCAGGAGactgatttttgtattttggagcTTCCTAGCTGGTGAACCAAAAGCACATTTACTGTGATGAAAAGGACATTAGGTAATTCAGTAATGAACTCCAAATGCTGGGTGAGTAAACTGGACCGCTACAGAGTGAAGACTTTGAGTGATTCCGATCCTTTAGCTTTGCACATGCACTTATCTTCTCCTGCTTAGCTCATGAGGCCAGCAAGGCAATTCAGCAAGTACCGTCCAAGGACGTTTTCATTTTATGGCCTAGCATTGCAACGTTTCTCATCATCGTTTGGTTAATAGCTAGATGGAATATTACTAAAATGAGGTGTAGATTCTTGTTTGGGCAAAAATTGGATCTTTTTGTGTATGGTAAATGCACGGCACAACTGCACATCGTTAAAATGAGACAGTGACATCAGCTGAAGGCAAAGCATCACAACGCCTGCGGTCAGCATTAATCACTGCTTGACTTTCAACTCAGGTTTCTGATTGCTTGTACCAATAAATGCTGATGCAAGCATATTAACCGTCATTTTAGGTAACCGAGATGGATCCCTCCGGGATCAGCTTCTGGGGGGAGACGGTGCGAAGCCGCCTTGGAGGAGACCCGGCGCAGGGCCGGGCAGGCGCCGTACTCACCAGCTCCGGCTGGAAGGCGGCCAGCGACATGTGCAGCCACTTCAGGCGGTGGTCCCTGGGGtcgcagggctgcagccccacggccGCTCCGGCCGGCGCCACGCACCCCTCGCCGTGctgcagcagccgcagccaggTGTAGTTGAACCGCTGGCTCTGCGCAGAGGGGTGGCAGACGCTGtcgccgccgcgcgcccccctcccgcagccccctccctccgccggccgccccgcagcagcgctgcccccggccccacgctCCTCGCCCCCGAGCTCCCCACTTCTGGGTTACGGTGGCTGTTTGCAATCCCGCGTCCCCCGGCGCGctggggccgccccggcggggggcACCGCGCCGCTGCGGCGGgccgggagggcggcgggcaGCTGGGGCCGGGCAGCAGCCCGGCCGTCCTTACCTCGTCGTTAACATCACAAGGCTCGAGAGCCGCCGCGGTGCCCTCCACGCTGACGCACCTCGCCACGGCTGCGTTGACAAGCTAGAAAACAGCGCCAGAACGGAAATTTAGAAGTAGGAAGATAAGACACCCGTTCTCCAGAGCGAGGCGAGGGTGCTCGCTACCACCAACCGGCCGGATGCCAGGGACAGCGGCCGACACTGCCCGCTCACCCCGAGGAAGCACAGATACTGTGTCACAGTCTTCGGTGAGGGTCGCAACGCACATTTGGTCCGTTACCAATGTTTTCCCTATCAAGAGACGGTTTAGAGCAGCCTTTTCTAGTAATATCTGAAGCTGGATGAGACATGgtgttttgtggggttttttttttttttggacagaaCTAATGTTCCTGTTCTGTAAATCTCAAAAAATAACAACTGTGTAATCCTTTCTCGTGCCTGTGCGCTCCCCGCCGGCCTGCGTGCTCCTCTGGGAATTAAGCAGCACGGCCAGCGTCCGTCCCACAGACTTTCCCTTCCTTCACCAGACAGGAAAACGCAGATGGATTTACGTAGGGAGCGTACTCAAGGCGACACGTGACGCACTCGGTGCCTCACGCTGAGGTCACTGTTCCTCTTTTTCCGTCTAGGTTGGCTGCCTTAGTATCTGCCGTCAACAGGGAAACGCAACTGCGGTTCCCCCGGAATGGAGAACCTCCGTGGGAACATCACCACTACGCTAGTTCTCAGCTGAACCGCGGCCCCTGCACCGACGGGCTAAGGCACTGCACGACCGAACACCCCGCACCGGGTAGGGCAAACCAATTTTTCATCTGAATACGTGTGTTCTGCACCTAGCCACCTGCTGCTCCGTATTGCTACGAGGGAGGGGCAAACTaactcctcctctgcctctctttGCTCTGCGGTCCCTGCCGCGGCTCTGCCCCCGGGAGCCGGCATCCCAGCGGCTCGCTAGCAGCAGCGTCTGCAGAAAGCACGGTTTGCAGGAGATGTTTTCATAAACACGGCTCACACGGTCAGACGGGCACGTTCAAAGGTTGCCTGGGAGCACTGAAGGTTGTATCACAAAGCTGAAAATACGGGATCGAACTGGGCCAGCTTCCCCCCGGTTCCCTGGCCCGAGACCAGCAGCGCTACGGTGACCCCCGAGAGCTGAGCTTGGTCTGCTGCCGTCGCCAGGTGCCTTCGCTGTGTTCTGCCGGGACACTGGCAGCATGTCAGGGTTAGGGCTGGTCACACGTTCGACTCCTTGCACATtagcttctcttccttctttcaaaaCTGCCAAACAATTTATCAAATAATCCCAGTGAATAAATACGCTATtcagaaaatagttttcatgTAATTTTGGATAATGCTCAACACAGCTGGAGCTCACAGAGCtagctgaaaaacagattttctgccCTATTAAATTTTGAGAATAAACATAAAAGAGTGGTTCAGTTGGCCTGAatcaagacaaagaaaatcctgaaaattttCACAAGCAAATCTGAAAAGTTCAAGTTTTGGTTCAGTTGAAACATTTTTACTTATACAAGGTCTAAATGCTTACTGCTGaatttgacatttatttttattccatctgaaacagttttgagctgaaaaagcaaatatttctcaagttctgattttttttttgtattctcaAAGCTATTATTGCttattgtttttgttaaaagaaattcaCCTAAGCTGATATTTCACTGAAGCCTTTGGTGTAACTAAAAGACAACACAGGGACACAGGTTTTCAGCCAGGTATAATAGCTGCTGAACGGCTGCCTTGGTTGCTGGCACTTAGTATTTGCATCTGCAGCTGCTCCGAGCAACAAACCACGGCTCTTGCCACAGCACGAGGAATCAGAGCTTCCAGTGGAAGAGGAGCTAAAAATGATCTAAATGCACAAACCCAGCAGCTTCCTGTAACTTTTCCACAAGTGTTGAGTAGTCACCTAGACCCCACAGCTTCCCCAAACCATGGCATCCTTCTCCATTTTCCTCTCCAAAGCTATTATCGAACACGTTTATGGTTGCTCATAGAACAAAAACACTaattgcagctgcagagcagcctctCTTGGTCTCTAGGGGTTCCCGTGAATGGGACCCTTTATGCCACCCCTTGGCCAGCAGACAAGCCTGCAACGCGGCCAGATGGTTGCTGTGCTTTTCCCTGGCTTCCACAATGGCCTGTGAAGTACCTGCAGGTTGCAGGAgctggggggcagaggggacaGGCCGTTCCTGTCCTCGCTCCTCCCGGCTGCACCGGGTCCTACCAGCCTCCTTCCTCCAAGcgctcctcctgctgccttgcttAGGGGCTCTGCTCGGGCGGAGAGGGGAACAAATCCTCTAGCTCTGACTCCTGGCATCACTGTCACCTTTCCTACAAACTGCATACTTTACTTATGTTACTGCAGTGACAGATAAATTGCAAAAAGTTGAGTATCTTTCCTGGATAGAATACTTTAGGTTCTGACTGTTTAGAGAAGCATCTGATATTTTGCTGAGGCTAAGATCTGGGTCAAAATCCATTGCTTCATTCACTTTTTAATATGGGTGAAGTGTCTCTGAACGCCTGCAGAGTAGCCGTACAGATAAGACTGGTGTCAGAGAGGGCCTTGAGCGTCCTGGCTGGAGAAGGAGGGACAGGGAGGAGAAACAGCCCGACCTGGGCTCAGCTGCTCACCCTTAGTGCAATAGACTTGTGAGGAGCCAGGTTTTAATccaaaatacactttaaaacgTTTCTCCTCTCCTGAGGAGCAGGCCTCACCTACAGTGAAGAAATGCAAGGcttcctgttgcttttgtttgtttgaaagcaGACACGATGTGGCGTGtgctgcaaaggggaaaaatagaTTTCTGCTGCGCTCTAGCGGTGATGCATCACCAGTGCAAAGCACTGCGACACTTGTCCGTGGGCTCAATGCCTTCCATGCTTACGTGAGTGAAGCACTAGGAAGCTCATTGGAAAAAGAATTTGTCTCTCCTGCTCTGGTGGATAAGTTGTGCAGAGACAGGGGATTTCAGCGCTCTTGTCCTGGAGGCGAGGTGAGCTAAAGGGATGTACATCTCTGTGACCCTGACTGTGGCATGGGTGATTAACCTGGGTTTTAAACACTAAATAGACTCTTTAACAAAAATTTGTCTCGGaattgtgactttttttctttataaaaacattGGGAAATGCAGACTGTGACACagtaaatattcaaaaatgttACCAAATAgaaatttgaaaggaaacacaaaaatatcatTCAAAGATGTGTTTTCTGGTTACATGGACGGAAACCCTTGTCTGGAGGAAGGGTGCAAATCATTCACAGACCAAGGGAAGTGACTCAGAGATGGACCTTCTGCTCCCCAGAGGAATACCGAGCAAACAACTCGATTCAGATGTTCCCAGGTCTCCAGCTAGCcattgaaaatacatttaaatgaaCAATAGCAAGTCATGTCATCATTTGGGTACATACCAGCCCATCAGCTTTAACCAGAGGAGCATCAAGGTCTGGGTAGACGTTTTCCAGGTACCACTTGAAACTTTTGCATTGAAGCTTCTTCCGTAGTTCAATCTGCTGCGTCAGGTCACCAACATCCAGGTTTTTCAAGATTAAGTGATAAGCATGTCCATAGAATAAGTCTTTGTATTCGTCTAACCAGACCTCTGCAACACGAGCCAAATTCCGCTCCACTGTGCTTATCCGATCCTTAGGAAAGGAATATGGGTTGTCGTTCCTGAAAATGTGTCCAACTCTGGAGCATGGAACAATCTCAATTTCTCCTCCACACATCCAGACCTGAAAAACAGAGATTGCTTTGACAGAAACACTGGCAAAAACTGCACTGTGATTAACATAGCCTAATTCTGCGACATGGCCTAGCTTTTGGCTGGCGCAGTATCTAGAGTGTGATTTGTATCTCCATTAAGGGGTGGGTGGACAAGCGAGACCATGCCAAGGGCAGCTCTGTTGGAGATCAGCATATGAGCAACTATAGTGCTCCAAAGGGAATGTGCTTGCAAAGGCAGCTCTAGACCACAGAGGGACCTCGTACCTCATCTCGGGTGGAAAAGCCTCTCGGATCTCCCATCAGCTGCTcgggctgcagccagctgggCCTCCTCGGGCCCAGATATCTATCTGGCTGGCAGAGGGTGACCGTTAGCTCCTTGCTCCCCATGCACATCCCACCCCAGTGCTCAAGTGCAGCCTGCATGGTGCCTGCTTGCCTTGGATACTCAACAACAGCCTCAACCAAGTGCTCTGGGGCACTGCTATTCCTGCCCCGCGCCAACCCTCGCACTGCGGCTTTGGGATGAAGCTTGAACTCCCTCAGCTTGAGCAGGGGATTAATGGCCTGTTCTCCTGGAAGGTGACATGCTCGCCCGTGGTGGCGGGTATGGATTATGTGCTGGAGAGGAAGGGGGGAGTGACTCAAGCGCTTTCCCAGAAACCTGTCAACGTGGTGTCCACTTAGAGTAACATCCCCTGCAGGAACAGGCAGCTGAGAACCACATACCTTGAAGGAGATCTCCATATTTTCACCTCCCCAAACATCCAGCCCAGGATCGTACGTTCCCAGCTCAAAAAAGTACTTCTTGTCGATGGAGAACAAGCCACCTGCCATCACCGGGCACCTGCGAACAGATGAGCGCCGGCGCACGTCAGCGGGCGCTGAAGCAGCGGCTGCGGCCGCGAGCGGCTCTGCACAGCGCCCGCCCCTCTGATGGTGCGCCCCACGGGCCGGGCAGCTCGGCCACTGCATCTCAAACAAACCGACAGGTTAGCTCATGGAACTCTTAAATTCAGGTTTTTTACCTTATTATATCAGTttccttgattttatttttctcaacgACCTCTTGAGGAATCTGTCGCCACCCAAAATTCATTGGCCAAGTGAAAATCCCACGCTGAAAGTTATCCACTGTcatataacttaaaaaaaagagatcaggATGTCTAACTGAGTCACATTCCTGCTTGAAATGTCACCCTTAATGAATGAAGATAAGTATCTGTACATAATTAAACCAAGATTCAAACAAATTTCATCGGGAATTCCTCTTCATGTCCTAGAATACATGGAACACCTAATTGTTATTTGTGATAAATGAAGCAGCTGTGCCTACTGGCAGAGATTTTAATAGCTCGTGTACAGCAATTTTACGCATTCCTTATGAAATACTGTTGAAGGCTAGCTAGAAGGTTTAGACGTTTGTCTTACGACAATTGATGGTCGTACCGAGAGGTTTTGCGAAGGCCAAACTGCATTAACATTTGTGTTTCACAGTGACACAAGCAGCCCAAGGTGGTGGTACCTCATGTCCTTGTCGCTGATCACCTCGATGACAGGGCAAGCCACCTTCGTCCGGCTCAGGCGGACCCTCTCCAGCAGCGGCTCCAGCCACCCCACGTTGCACTCCACATGTGAGTCCAAGAAGGTCAGCACGTCGCCTGGGGGCAAAACCGAGGACATGGCCAGGGCCAGCAAACCTCTCCACTCCTCACTCCCCTTCCAGAGGAGCCAAGCCGGAGAGAACCAAGGCGCATTTCTGGCCCGATCCACGATTTCCAGGTAAGCGTTTTGTGAAGAGCGCGTGGACACCAGCCCCAACCAGCTGGAGGCTGGCTGGATTTCCATGCCCAGGGTGACCACTGAGGAGGACATTTCACTCCCCAAAACATTCCCGAGAAAAGGTCTCAGCCATAACTCAATGCACATTTTTCCTTAAGGTCCTAAGAAACCTCTTGGCTTGCTGCCCGAGCAAATCCACAGCCAGCAtgaaatggaaagcaaagtTGGGGAATTCCACGCATAACTGGCCATTTTTATAACAACATTGTAGCTGGTGGCAGAAAGTGAAGCTAACGCCAGGCAGAGCCAGAAATCTGAACCGACACTTACGGATGCTGTTTTTAGATGCCGAACAGTCAGCAGCTCATCCTCTcagaaaaatctctgttttgtgtgctgaaAACATGCCCTTTTGTTCATTTGGTTTGTTAGTCACTAGCTTTTCAGTTagaccagctctgcagaggcagtagaaattttcaaatgaaagtatTCTATAAATTATCGccattatttctaaaatgtgcCACTCAACAAGAGGACTGTTGAGATGCTTGAAATTTGTTTGCAGAATGGTTCCAGTTTAATGTGGCAGTGAGACATCCTTAACACTAGTTCAGCcggaaggaaataaaatgcagaaatagaaGAGACAGTGGTAGAAGTAACAGAGCAAAACCCAGAAACAGAAACGGAGGAATAGCAGACGGGCTGCGCAGCGCCTCTGTCGAGATCTGGACAGGCGGGCCAAGGGGCTGTCGTCTTACCTTTGGCGATCTCTgccccagccagcctggctcgTATTAAACCGTGTCTTTCCTTGAGATGAATGATCTTAACTTTGGGGAACTGTGACATGTATTTGTCAAGCTTCTCCTTGAGGTAGTCTAAAGACAAGAAGAATGAGACAATGAGACCAACTTAAAAAGCAGTGGGAGGATTTTCCCCGGAAGCATCTCGCGGCTCCTGCGTTTGGGGTTTTTATTGACTTGAGGAAGACTGCCGGGGTCCTGCCCCATCGATGCTAACCTGACAGCGAGGTGCTCTGGCCAGCACAGTAGCTTAGCTGGAAGCAGGACACGCTTAAAGTGGGACTATCTAGCCCCTCTCTGGCTTGGAGAAGAGCGAGTGCAGGGCTGCtcaaaaagcttgtttttaatGACGGGCTACAA
This DNA window, taken from Rhea pennata isolate bPtePen1 chromosome 6, bPtePen1.pri, whole genome shotgun sequence, encodes the following:
- the GALNT5 gene encoding polypeptide N-acetylgalactosaminyltransferase 5 isoform X2; the protein is MAQRSSRRPASPPGAEHGEGLPARAAAPRAPSNGGAAVAGQPAARENPFVRISKERERAGPPTTPRPSTDFNGNSTRSPERRPERHRQSSEGVPVARTASAVSSSLRKAEAAPAEGPGTAGAAAARPAKGGSRAPHAARSPGTHRVLAMDVTLAPRDPRAPGQFGHAVAVPEDKQEEAKSRWKEGNFNVYLSDLIPVDRAIVDTRPAGCSEQQVHNDLPTTTIIMCFVDEVWSTLLRSVHSVLSRSPPHLIEEVILVDDCSTKDYLKEKLDKYMSQFPKVKIIHLKERHGLIRARLAGAEIAKGDVLTFLDSHVECNVGWLEPLLERVRLSRTKVACPVIEVISDKDMRCPVMAGGLFSIDKKYFFELGTYDPGLDVWGGENMEISFKVWMCGGEIEIVPCSRVGHIFRNDNPYSFPKDRISTVERNLARVAEVWLDEYKDLFYGHAYHLILKNLDVGDLTQQIELRKKLQCKSFKWYLENVYPDLDAPLVKADGLLVNAAVARCVSVEGTAAALEPCDVNDESQRFNYTWLRLLQHGEGCVAPAGAAVGLQPCDPRDHRLKWLHMSLAAFQPELMDHVVVEHLPQPACLEADPAHKTLRVNACNSSSPYQKWRFGNYYAD
- the GALNT5 gene encoding polypeptide N-acetylgalactosaminyltransferase 5 isoform X1, with translation MAQRSSRRPASPPGAEHGEGLPARAAAPRAPSNGGAAVAGQPAARENPFVRISKERERAGPPTTPRPSTDFNGNSTRSPERRPERHRQSSEGVPVARTASAVSSSLRKAEAAPAEGPGTAGAAAARPAKGGSRAPHAARSPGTHRVLAMDVTLAPRDPRAPGQFGHAVAVPEDKQEEAKSRWKEGNFNVYLSDLIPVDRAIVDTRPAGCSEQQVHNDLPTTTIIMCFVDEVWSTLLRSVHSVLSRSPPHLIEEVILVDDCSTKDYLKEKLDKYMSQFPKVKIIHLKERHGLIRARLAGAEIAKGDVLTFLDSHVECNVGWLEPLLERVRLSRTKVACPVIEVISDKDMSYMTVDNFQRGIFTWPMNFGWRQIPQEVVEKNKIKETDIIRCPVMAGGLFSIDKKYFFELGTYDPGLDVWGGENMEISFKVWMCGGEIEIVPCSRVGHIFRNDNPYSFPKDRISTVERNLARVAEVWLDEYKDLFYGHAYHLILKNLDVGDLTQQIELRKKLQCKSFKWYLENVYPDLDAPLVKADGLLVNAAVARCVSVEGTAAALEPCDVNDESQRFNYTWLRLLQHGEGCVAPAGAAVGLQPCDPRDHRLKWLHMSLAAFQPELMDHVVVEHLPQPACLEADPAHKTLRVNACNSSSPYQKWRFGNYYAD
- the GALNT5 gene encoding polypeptide N-acetylgalactosaminyltransferase 5 isoform X3 — protein: MAQRSSRRPASPPGAEHGEGLPARAAAPRAPSNGGAAVAGQPAARENPFVRISKERERAGPPTTPRPSTDFNGNSTRSPERRPERHRQSSEGVPVARTASAVSSSLRKAEAAPAEGPGTAGAAAARPAKGGSRAPHAARSPGTHRVLAMDVTLAPRDPRAPGQFGHAVAVPEDKQEEAKSRWKEGNFNVYLSDLIPVDRAIVDTRPAGCSEQQVHNDLPTTTIIMCFVDEVWSTLLRSVHSVLSRSPPHLIEEVILVDDCSTKDYLKEKLDKYMSQFPKVKIIHLKERHGLIRARLAGAEIAKGDVLTFLDSHVECNVGWLEPLLERVRLSRTKVACPVIEVISDKDMSYMTVDNFQRGIFTWPMNFGWRQIPQEVVEKNKIKETDIIRCPVMAGGLFSIDKKYFFELGTYDPGLDVWGGENMEISFKVWMCGGEIEIVPCSRVGHIFRNDNPYSFPKDRISTVERNLARVAEVWLDEYKDLFYGHAYHLILKNLDVGDLTQQIELRKKLQCKSFKWYLENVYPDLDAPLVKADGLLVNAAVARCVSVEGTAAALEPCDVNDEMDHVVVEHLPQPACLEADPAHKTLRVNACNSSSPYQKWRFGNYYAD
- the GALNT5 gene encoding polypeptide N-acetylgalactosaminyltransferase 5 isoform X4, producing MAQRSSRRPASPPGAEHGEGLPARAAAPRAPSNGGAAVAGQPAARENPFVRISKERERAGPPTTPRPSTDFNGNSTRSPERRPERHRQSSEGVPVARTASAVSSSLRKAEAAPAEGPGTAGAAAARPAKGGSRAPHAARSPGTHRVLAMDVTLAPRDPRAPGQFGHAVAVPEDKQEEAKSRWKEGNFNVYLSDLIPVDRAIVDTRPAGCSEQQVHNDLPTTTIIMCFVDEVWSTLLRSVHSVLSRSPPHLIEEVILVDDCSTKDYLKEKLDKYMSQFPKVKIIHLKERHGLIRARLAGAEIAKGDVLTFLDSHVECNVGWLEPLLERVRLSRTKVACPVIEVISDKDMSYMTVDNFQRGIFTWPMNFGWRQIPQEVVEKNKIKETDIIRCPVMAGGLFSIDKKYFFELGTYDPGLDVWGGENMEISFKVWMCGGEIEIVPCSRVGHIFRNDNPYSFPKDRISTVERNLARVAEVWLDEYKDLFYGHAYHLILKNLDVGDLTQQIELRKKLQCKSFKWYLENVYPDLDAPLVKADGLF